The following are encoded together in the Astyanax mexicanus isolate ESR-SI-001 chromosome 8, AstMex3_surface, whole genome shotgun sequence genome:
- the bcl6ab gene encoding BCL6A transcription repressor b: MNSAADGCIQFTRHAGDVLFNFNRLRSRNILTDVTIVVGGQQFHAHKTVLMACSGYFYTLFVNTQKSDPMVISLDTTVDPNGFAILLEFMYTSCLTLKERYILATLSTAIYLQMEHMVETCQKFMESRGLSVKQPREEVQASHTSLPQDVSFSFSNVTRSSGRSLGPPVVHYAVSTSTSSPTRFYGHLPVPGAATSSVKPLAWQVPCNSVITQGQRSPPVGEASHKVNSSSISQIYHPVRPSVVLQLGQDQGNNASSAGMKVEAEDMENFGHSQIIGPHSPLRSDCQPNSPAESSGCSREAASSQRASANEAKVHNWKKYKFIVLNSADGSENLSQTGTESTTKSTEHTSISYLNSNSRSVEDFGQRASDAMPLSTSTHIQRDESNSNSSEMSHGNSSVVCSDCHSRVEMNSENHWHLQEGKPYKCDRCQSLNSPKAVHPVEKPYRCNVCGAQFNRPANLKTHLRIHSGEKPYKCETCSSCFVQVAHLRAHVLIHTGEKPYSCDVCGTRFRHLQTLKSHLRIHTGEKPYHCEKCDLRFRHKSQLRLHLRQKHGAVTNSKVQH, encoded by the exons ATGAATAGCGCAGCAGACGGCTGCATCCAGTTCACTCGCCATGCGGGGGACGTGCTCTTCAACTTCAACCGCCTGCGGAGCCGCAACATCCTCACTGACGTCACTATTGTGGTCGGAGGGCAGCAGTTTCACGCCCACAAAACAGTGCTTATGGCCTGCAG tggATACTTCTATACCTTATTCGTCAACACTCAAAAAAGTGACCCTATGGTCATAAGTTTGGACACAACGGTGGACCCCAATGGCTTTGCTATACTCCTGGAGTTTATGTACACCTCCTGCCTGACCCTTAAAGAGCGCTACATCCTGGCCACCCTCAGCACAGCCATATATCTACAAATGGAGCACATGGTGGAAACCTGCCAGAAGTTCATGGAATCCAG GGGTTTGAGTGTGAAGCAGCCTAGAGAGGAAGTACAAGCCAGCCACACAAGTTTACCTCAGGATGTCTCCTTTAGCTTCAGTAATGTTACAAGGAGCAGTGGGAGGTCCCTCGGGCCTCCAGTCGTTCACTATGCAGTCAGCACCTCCACCAGCAGCCCCACGCGTTTCTACGGCCACCTCCCTGTTCCAGGGGCGGCCACCTCCAGCGTTAAACCTCTGGCCTGGCAGGTTCCCTGCAACAGCGTCATCACCCAGGGTCAGCGCTCTCCTCCAGTAGGAGAAGCCTCCCATAAAGTAAACAGCTCCAGCATCTCTCAAATCTACCACCCCGTCCGTCCATCTGTGGTCCTCCAGCTGGGCCAGGATCAGGGCAACAACGCTAGCTCCGCCGGTATGAAGGTGGAGGCGGAAGACATGGAGAACTTTGGCCATTCTCAGATTATCGGACCTCACAGCCCACTGAGGTCGGACTGCCAGCCCAATTCTCCAGCCGAGTCCAGCGGCTGCAGCAGGGAGGCGGCTTCCTCCCAGAGAGCTTCAGCCAATGAGGCGAAGGTCCACAACTGGAAGAAGTACAAGTTCATCGTGCTAAACTCCGCCGACGGCTCAGAGAATCTCTCTCAAACCGGCACAGAGTCCACGACCAAGAGTACCGAACACACAAGCATCAGCTACTTGAATAGTAACAGCAG aTCTGTGGAGGATTTTGGTCAAAGAGCAAGTGATGCCATGCCTTTGTCAACATCTACCCACATTCAGAGGGATGAGAGCAACTCGAACAGCTCTGAGATGAGCCATG GGAACAGCAGTGTGGTCTGCAGTGACTGTCATTCCAGAGTTGAGATGAACTCAGAGAATCATTGGCACCTTCAGGAGGGCAAGCCATACAAGTGCGACCGCTGCCAGTCTTTAAATAGCCCCAAGGCTGTCCATCCAG TGGAAAAGCCGTACCGATGCAATGTTTGTGGAGCTCAGTTCAACAGACCTGCGAACCTAAAGACTCACCTGAGGATCCACTCTGGGGAAAAGCCATACAAGTGTGAAACGTGCAGCTCGTGCTTCGTCCAG GTGGCTCACCTGAGGGCCCATGTGCtaattcacaccggagagaagccaTATTCCTGTGACGTCTGCGGCACCCGCTTCCGCCACCTGCAGACACTAAAGAGTCACCTGCGCATACACACCGGCGAGAAGCCCTATCAC TGTGAGAAATGTGACTTACGCTTCCGCCACAAAAGCCAGTTAAGACTGCACCTTCGGCAGAAACACGGAGCCGTGACCAACAGCAAGGTCCAGCACTGA
- the fam78ba gene encoding protein FAM78B, with product MNVLVRCILICPSLVTLLTLLIARAMGCIQSIACKPRVRRENIVVYDVSASIDQCPTVIEENSPIVLRYKTPYFRASAGIVMPPVPRNETWTVGWIQACTQMEFYNTYGDIGMSSWELPELREGRVKAISDSDGVSYPWYGNTTETVTISGPTSKPSRLTVSMNDNFYPSVTWAVPVSNSNAPMLTRITRDQSFITWLVALNNATKERIVLQTVRWRMRVDIAVDPSMPLGSRASLVGRAHQEQPHILANNEPIPPNALGRPNANDAQVLMWRPRRGAPLVVIPSK from the exons ATGAACGTACTAGTGAGGTGCATCCTCATCTGTCCATCGCTGGTCACCCTACTGACACTCCTTATCGCCAGAGCCATGGGTTGCATCCAGAGCATCGCTTGCAAGCCACGTGTCAGGCGCGAGAACATCGTGGTCTATGATGTCTCCGCCTCCATCGACCAGTGCCCAACTGTCATCGAGGAAAATTCGCCCATCGTGCTGAGGTACAAGACCCCTTACTTCAGGGCTTCGGCTGGAATCGTCATGCCTCCGGTACCCAGGAACGAGACGTGGACGGTGGGATGGATTCAGGCGTGCACACAGATGGAGTTCTACAACACATACGGGGACATTGGCAT GTCGAGCTGGGAGCTTCCAGAGCTCAGAGAAGGCCGTGTAAAAGCCATCAGTGACTCGGATGGGGTCAGCTACCCATGGTATGGAAACACTACAGAGACTGTGACCATCTCAGGCCCCACGTCCAAACCGTCACGGCTGACCGTCAGCATGAACGACAACTTCTACCCCAGCGTGACGTGGGCCGTTCCCGTCAGCAACAGCAATGCGCCCATGCTGACGCGGATCACCCGTGACCAGAGCTTCATCACTTGGTTGGTGGCGCTCAACAACGCCACCAAGGAGCGGATCGTTCTGCAGACGGTGCGCTGGCGCATGCGGGTAGACATTGCAGTGGACCCTTCCATGCCCTTGGGCTCGCGGGCTTCACTGGTTGGACGAGCACACCAAGAACAGCCACACATCCTGGCCAACAATGAACCCATCCCACCCAACGCTCTGGGTCGGCCCAATGCCAATGATGCCCAGGTGCTGATGTGGAGGCCACGGAGAGGGGCACCTCTGGTGGTCATTCCCTCCAAATAA
- the cmpk gene encoding UMP-CMP kinase, whose amino-acid sequence MIAGLIRSSREKVSSALRGIALAMKPQVVFVLGGPGAGKGTQCARIVQNYSYTHLSAGDLLREERSRTGSEFGKLIDSYIKEGKIVPVEITINLLRKAMEETMKADENKFRFLIDGFPRNQDNLQGWTTVMDGKADVKFVLFFDCSNEVCIDRCLERGKSSGRTDDNRESLEKRIQTYLQSTRPIIEQYEQQGKVRCIDASRDVDEVFADVKKVLDKEG is encoded by the exons ATGATCGCCGGTCTGATCCGCAGCTCGCGTGAGAAAGTCTCGAGCGCTCTGCGTGGGATCGCGCTCGCCATGAAGCCGCAGGTCGTGTTCGTGCTGGGCGGTCCGGGCGCGGGCAAAGGGACACAGTGCGCCAGAATAGTGCAG AATTACAGCTACACTCACCTGTCTGCTGGAGATCTGCTGAGAGAGGAGCGCAGCCGCACGGGCTCCGAGTTCGGGAAGCTCATCGACAGCTACATCAAAGAGGGCAAGATCGTTCCTGTGGAGATCACCATCAACCTGCTGAGGAAG GCCATGGAGGAAACGATGAAGGCGGACGAGAACAAGTTCAGATTTCTTATTGACGGATTTCCTCGAAACCAAGACAACCTGCAGGGCTGGACCACAGTCATGGACGGCAAAGCCGACGTCaaatttgttctcttttttgACTGCAGTAATGAA GTGTGTATCGACAGGTGTCTGGAGAGAGGGAAGAGCAGTGGCCGCACAGACGATAACAGAGAGAGTCTGGAGAAAAG GATCCAGACCTACCTGCAGTCCACTCGGCCAATCATAGAGCAGTACGAGCAGCAGGGTAAAGTGCGCTGCATCGATGCCTCGCGTGATGTGGACGAG GTGTTTGCTGACGTGAAGAAAGTCCTCGATAAGGAAGGCTAG